A single region of the Sphingobium sp. TKS genome encodes:
- the trbJ gene encoding P-type conjugative transfer protein TrbJ translates to MKPDILRRAMLAGAIATSSMIGITAATPAHAQFGGIVYDPTNYAQNVLTAARSLQQVNNQIQQIQQQATSLINEARNLASLPFSSLQQLQQQVQRTQQLLGEAQRIAYDVQNVQQVFNGRYKGAALTGTHAQMVANANARWEDSVGAFEDALRVQAGVVGNIDGARTTMDGLVTSSQSATGALQAAQAGNQLLALQSQQLADLTALLAAQGRAQALDSARNATVEAESRERLRRFLTRSTGYQPGNARMFHD, encoded by the coding sequence ATGAAACCCGATATCCTGCGCCGCGCCATGCTGGCGGGCGCCATCGCCACGTCGAGCATGATCGGCATCACCGCCGCCACGCCGGCGCACGCTCAGTTCGGCGGGATCGTCTATGACCCGACCAACTATGCGCAGAACGTGCTGACGGCCGCCCGGTCGCTCCAGCAGGTCAACAACCAGATTCAGCAAATCCAGCAGCAGGCGACCAGCCTCATCAACGAGGCGCGCAACCTGGCTTCGCTGCCGTTCAGCTCCCTCCAGCAATTGCAGCAGCAGGTGCAGCGCACCCAGCAGCTTCTCGGCGAGGCGCAGCGGATCGCCTACGACGTGCAGAACGTCCAGCAGGTGTTCAATGGCCGCTACAAGGGCGCGGCGCTGACCGGCACCCATGCGCAGATGGTCGCCAACGCCAATGCGCGCTGGGAGGATAGCGTCGGCGCGTTCGAGGACGCGCTGCGCGTTCAGGCCGGTGTCGTCGGCAACATCGACGGCGCGCGCACCACGATGGACGGCCTGGTCACGTCCAGCCAGTCGGCGACGGGTGCGCTCCAGGCGGCGCAGGCAGGCAACCAGCTTCTCGCGCTGCAATCGCAGCAGCTCGCCGACCTGACGGCGCTGCTCGCCGCGCAGGGCCGTGCGCAGGCGCTGGACTCGGCGCGCAACGCGACCGTCGAAGCCGAAAGCCGCGAACGGCTCCGCCGCTTCCTGACGCGCTCCACCGGCTATCAGCCGGGCAACGCCCGCATGTTCCACGACTGA
- the trbG gene encoding P-type conjugative transfer protein TrbG — MTGIPIRRAATAALFVSASAHTGCATTSARPPVIAFDDPPPAIVATPAAEPPRAVEIVTIPEPLPLPGQLKPVTEGPRPAEPADPRRRVGDANDAARIQPVRDGFLNAIQQYPWTEGALYQVYAAPGQVTDIALQEGEQLVGPGPVAAGDTVRWIIGDTVSGSGATARVHILVKPTRPDLATNLVINTDRRTYHLELRATPATYMASVSWSYPQDQLIALQGRNAAAVAAAPAATGVDVTVLNFRYRIEGDRVPWTPARAFDDGRQVFIEFPAGISQGEMPPLFVTGAHGDAELVNYRVQGRYMVVDRLFAAAELRLGDRRTEQRVRIVRDDGRRGRP; from the coding sequence ATGACCGGCATACCCATCCGCCGCGCGGCCACGGCCGCGCTGTTCGTCTCCGCATCCGCGCACACCGGCTGCGCCACCACGTCGGCCAGGCCGCCCGTCATCGCGTTCGACGATCCGCCCCCGGCGATCGTGGCGACGCCCGCGGCCGAGCCGCCCCGCGCGGTCGAGATCGTCACGATCCCCGAGCCGCTGCCGCTGCCCGGTCAGTTGAAGCCGGTGACGGAAGGTCCGCGGCCGGCGGAGCCCGCCGATCCACGCCGCCGCGTCGGCGACGCCAACGACGCCGCGCGCATCCAGCCGGTGCGCGACGGCTTCCTCAACGCCATCCAGCAATATCCGTGGACCGAAGGCGCGCTCTATCAAGTCTATGCCGCGCCCGGCCAGGTGACGGACATCGCCTTGCAGGAAGGCGAGCAGCTCGTCGGGCCGGGGCCGGTCGCGGCCGGCGACACGGTGCGGTGGATCATCGGCGACACGGTGAGCGGCAGCGGCGCGACCGCGCGCGTGCATATCTTGGTGAAGCCCACCCGGCCTGACCTCGCCACCAATCTTGTCATCAACACCGACCGTCGCACCTATCATCTGGAGCTGCGCGCCACGCCCGCGACCTACATGGCGTCAGTGTCCTGGTCCTATCCGCAGGACCAGCTCATCGCCTTACAGGGTCGCAATGCGGCTGCTGTTGCCGCCGCGCCGGCAGCCACCGGCGTGGACGTGACGGTGCTCAATTTCCGCTACCGGATCGAAGGAGACCGCGTGCCGTGGACGCCAGCCCGTGCGTTCGACGACGGGCGGCAGGTGTTCATCGAGTTTCCCGCAGGGATCTCGCAGGGCGAGATGCCGCCGCTGTTCGTGACCGGCGCGCACGGCGACGCCGAGCTGGTCAATTACCGGGTGCAGGGCCGCTACATGGTGGTCGATCGCCTATTCGCCGCCGCCGAGTTGCGCCTGGGCGACCGGCGCACCGAGCAGCGCGTCCGCATCGTGCGCGACGACGGGCGGAGGGGGCGGCCGTGA
- a CDS encoding alpha/beta fold hydrolase, whose translation MMTISEENASHFVTVAEGDGELNIHYNDFRAGSRVVVMLHGSGPGASGWANFHRNVEPLVDAGFRVLLIDVPGWGKSDSIVNAGSRSDLNARIVKGVIDALGIDRVDMLGNSMGGHSAVAFALTYPEQTGKLVLMGGGTGGASLFAPMPTEGIKLLNALYRDPTLENLKRFNDVFVFDPSVLTGDLLNVRLANMLDRRDHLENFLKSSELNPRQFPDFGPRLPAIAAPTLIVWGRQDRVVPMDAGLRLVAGIPDSRLHIFNQCGHWAQWEHADEFNRMVLDFLRH comes from the coding sequence ATGATGACCATCAGTGAAGAAAATGCGAGCCATTTCGTCACCGTTGCGGAAGGCGATGGCGAACTGAATATTCACTATAACGACTTCCGCGCCGGATCGCGAGTGGTCGTGATGCTGCACGGGTCCGGTCCGGGCGCGAGCGGCTGGGCGAACTTTCACCGCAATGTCGAGCCGCTGGTGGATGCTGGCTTTCGCGTCCTGCTGATCGACGTGCCGGGTTGGGGGAAGAGCGACAGCATCGTCAACGCCGGTTCGCGTTCTGACCTCAATGCCCGCATCGTGAAGGGCGTCATCGACGCGCTCGGAATCGACCGGGTGGATATGCTCGGGAATTCTATGGGCGGGCACAGCGCGGTCGCCTTTGCGCTCACCTATCCCGAGCAGACCGGCAAGCTGGTGCTGATGGGAGGCGGAACAGGCGGGGCCAGCCTGTTCGCCCCGATGCCGACCGAAGGCATCAAGTTGCTCAACGCGCTATATCGCGACCCTACGTTGGAGAACCTGAAGCGGTTCAATGACGTCTTCGTGTTCGATCCCAGCGTGCTTACAGGCGATCTGCTCAATGTTCGGCTTGCCAATATGCTGGATCGGCGCGACCATCTGGAGAATTTTCTAAAGTCCTCTGAGCTCAATCCGCGCCAGTTCCCGGACTTCGGCCCCAGACTGCCCGCCATCGCTGCACCGACGCTGATCGTCTGGGGGCGTCAGGACCGGGTTGTCCCCATGGACGCAGGCCTACGCCTGGTCGCGGGCATCCCGGATTCGCGGCTGCACATCTTCAACCAGTGCGGACACTGGGCACAGTGGGAACATGCCGATGAGTTCAACCGGATGGTGCTGGATTTCCTGCGCCACTGA
- a CDS encoding 3-carboxyethylcatechol 2,3-dioxygenase yields MGAICMSHSPLMDRNRTEPEAEQRFHAAVAESARILEEMRPDLLVVFYPDHMNGFQYNILPPFCIGARARSLGDYGSVPGAMPVDEEAALSLSASVIDQGVDAALSFDMLVDHGATQPLELLFSKIGAELPRLVPIFINCAAAPRPPFQRTRVLGEAVGEWAKGRPERIVFIGSGGLSHDPPLPNIATASPEARARMIAGGETSFADRAARQGNVFRAAAAFKSGGTGLRNLNPEWDRHFMAAMANGEISIADHWNESDLIESCGGGVNEVRCWIAAMAALARSRPYQVVSQYYEPIPEWITGMGMLTARSGQI; encoded by the coding sequence ATGGGGGCCATCTGCATGAGCCATTCCCCGCTCATGGACCGTAACCGCACCGAGCCGGAAGCCGAGCAGCGTTTCCACGCGGCCGTGGCGGAGAGTGCGCGAATATTAGAGGAGATGCGCCCCGATCTTCTCGTCGTCTTCTATCCCGACCATATGAACGGCTTTCAATACAACATCCTGCCGCCATTCTGCATCGGTGCCCGGGCTCGCTCGCTAGGAGACTATGGCTCCGTGCCGGGAGCAATGCCGGTGGACGAGGAAGCGGCCCTTTCGCTTTCGGCCTCGGTGATAGACCAAGGCGTGGATGCTGCCTTGTCGTTTGACATGCTGGTCGACCATGGCGCGACCCAACCGCTCGAGCTGCTGTTTTCCAAAATAGGGGCGGAATTGCCGCGGCTCGTCCCGATATTCATCAATTGCGCCGCCGCACCGCGCCCGCCTTTCCAGCGTACCCGTGTGCTAGGCGAGGCCGTAGGCGAATGGGCGAAGGGCCGACCCGAACGGATCGTGTTCATCGGCTCCGGCGGCCTGTCGCACGATCCGCCGCTCCCCAACATCGCCACTGCCAGCCCCGAAGCGCGGGCACGGATGATCGCGGGGGGCGAAACATCCTTTGCCGATCGCGCCGCGCGACAGGGCAATGTCTTCCGGGCCGCTGCGGCTTTCAAAAGCGGCGGGACAGGTTTGCGGAACCTCAATCCCGAGTGGGACAGGCATTTCATGGCCGCAATGGCGAATGGAGAGATCAGCATCGCAGACCACTGGAATGAGTCCGATCTAATTGAGTCGTGTGGGGGCGGCGTCAATGAAGTGCGCTGTTGGATTGCCGCCATGGCAGCGCTTGCCCGGTCCCGTCCGTACCAGGTTGTCAGCCAATATTATGAACCCATACCTGAATGGATCACCGGCATGGGGATGCTAACAGCGCGATCAGGACAAATCTGA
- a CDS encoding LysR family transcriptional regulator — MPFNICQLRYAIAAADHGSFYRAARVLNVEQSTLSRAILKLERVIGGRIFNRSQAGVSITLAGAQFIRAARHMVASADKMVTTMRAAGQGRAGGLAIGHNSAISTGYLRAAMLGWLAANPDVEIDGMEADRGALLAGLDTGEIDIAILIGEANHVDLRREPFWTERVMAALPANHTLAASETVHWTDLRRERFLLPAADPGPEIRDLLLGRLMVAGEPPDIRMHQASREAILSVLGGGSAVSIVCEGATGARYPDVVYRPVQGEQGPAFISYSGYWRKDNCNPALRRFLAFVRDRHALSFDIP, encoded by the coding sequence TTGCCTTTCAATATTTGTCAGCTTCGTTATGCAATCGCCGCGGCGGATCATGGCAGTTTCTACCGGGCTGCGCGCGTGCTGAACGTGGAGCAGTCCACGTTGAGCCGGGCTATCCTCAAACTGGAGCGCGTCATCGGCGGCCGGATTTTCAACCGCTCGCAGGCCGGTGTCAGCATAACGCTCGCCGGCGCACAGTTTATTCGCGCGGCGCGGCACATGGTGGCGAGCGCGGACAAGATGGTTACGACCATGCGGGCGGCGGGTCAGGGCCGCGCCGGCGGCCTCGCGATCGGGCACAACAGCGCGATCTCGACGGGTTATCTGCGGGCGGCGATGCTGGGCTGGCTGGCGGCCAATCCAGATGTAGAGATCGACGGTATGGAAGCCGATCGGGGCGCGCTGCTGGCAGGGTTGGACACGGGTGAGATCGATATTGCCATCCTGATCGGGGAAGCAAACCATGTCGATTTGCGCCGCGAGCCGTTTTGGACTGAGCGTGTCATGGCCGCGCTGCCGGCCAATCATACCCTTGCCGCGAGCGAAACCGTTCACTGGACCGATTTGCGGCGCGAGCGCTTTCTGCTGCCCGCCGCCGATCCCGGCCCGGAAATTCGCGACCTGCTGCTCGGCCGCCTGATGGTGGCGGGCGAGCCTCCCGACATCAGGATGCATCAGGCCAGCCGCGAGGCGATCCTGAGCGTGCTGGGCGGCGGGTCGGCCGTGTCGATCGTCTGCGAGGGCGCGACGGGCGCGCGCTATCCCGATGTCGTCTATCGCCCCGTCCAGGGCGAGCAGGGGCCGGCCTTCATCAGCTATTCGGGCTACTGGCGAAAGGACAACTGCAATCCCGCGCTGAGGCGTTTCCTCGCCTTCGTGCGCGACCGCCATGCGCTGTCCTTCGACATCCCGTGA
- the trbL gene encoding P-type conjugative transfer protein TrbL has translation MGGTGVVDRFLDVFTRYIDSGFGLLGGEVAFIATTLIVIDVTLAALFWTWGEGDDIIARLVKKTLFVGVFAYIIGNWNSLARIVFESFAGLGLKASGTGFTAAELLQPGRVAQVGLEAGEPILQSISDLMGWVAFFENFIQIAVLLIAWLLVILAFFILAIQLFVTLIEFKLATLCGFVLIPFGLLGKTAFMAERVLGLVISSGIKVLVLAVIVGIGSTLFDEFRAGFGGAQPSIEDALAVALASLCLLGLGIFGPSIANGIVSGGPALGAGAAAGTALAAGGALAGGAAAARLGVGAAAGAVGGAARGAAFTSGAANSAYALGSAGKTGAAAVGGGAGGVGQAAVGAAMSPLRKAAASLKDSYRSGGRAAVTATGGTISGGSSTPSPDAPAGAPAWASAMKNRQTMTHGGTIAAHTLRSGDGGGSGASVDTSQKD, from the coding sequence ATGGGCGGCACCGGCGTCGTCGATCGCTTTCTGGATGTCTTCACCCGCTACATCGACAGCGGGTTCGGCCTGCTCGGCGGCGAGGTGGCGTTCATCGCCACCACCCTGATCGTCATCGATGTGACCTTGGCCGCGCTGTTCTGGACCTGGGGTGAAGGCGACGACATCATCGCGCGCCTCGTCAAGAAGACCCTGTTCGTCGGCGTCTTCGCCTACATCATCGGCAACTGGAACAGCCTGGCGCGGATCGTCTTCGAGAGCTTCGCCGGGCTCGGCCTGAAAGCGTCCGGCACGGGCTTCACCGCCGCCGAGTTGCTCCAGCCGGGCCGGGTCGCGCAAGTCGGGTTGGAAGCCGGCGAGCCCATCCTCCAGTCGATTTCCGACCTTATGGGCTGGGTCGCGTTCTTCGAGAATTTCATCCAGATCGCCGTGCTGCTGATCGCCTGGCTGCTGGTCATTCTCGCCTTCTTCATTCTGGCGATCCAGCTCTTCGTGACCCTGATCGAGTTCAAGCTGGCGACGCTCTGCGGCTTCGTCCTCATCCCGTTCGGCCTGTTGGGCAAGACCGCCTTCATGGCCGAGCGCGTGCTGGGGCTCGTGATCTCGTCGGGCATCAAGGTGTTGGTGCTCGCCGTCATCGTCGGCATCGGCTCCACCTTGTTCGACGAGTTCCGCGCCGGCTTCGGCGGCGCGCAGCCAAGCATCGAGGACGCGCTGGCCGTCGCGCTCGCCTCGCTCTGCCTGCTGGGGCTCGGCATCTTCGGCCCGTCGATCGCCAATGGCATCGTCTCGGGCGGCCCGGCGCTCGGCGCAGGCGCCGCGGCCGGCACCGCGCTCGCGGCCGGCGGCGCGCTCGCCGGTGGCGCTGCCGCCGCCCGCCTCGGCGTCGGCGCGGCGGCGGGTGCAGTCGGCGGCGCGGCCCGCGGCGCTGCATTTACGTCTGGCGCTGCCAACAGCGCCTATGCGCTCGGCTCGGCCGGCAAGACCGGCGCGGCAGCCGTTGGCGGTGGCGCTGGCGGCGTCGGTCAGGCCGCTGTGGGCGCAGCCATGTCGCCGCTGCGCAAGGCAGCCGCCTCGCTTAAGGACAGCTACCGCTCCGGCGGCCGCGCCGCCGTCACCGCAACGGGCGGGACCATTTCAGGCGGCAGCTCCACGCCGTCGCCGGACGCACCGGCTGGCGCTCCGGCCTGGGCGTCCGCGATGAAGAACCGCCAGACCATGACCCACGGCGGGACCATCGCCGCCCACACGCTGCGCTCCGGCGACGGCGGCGGCAGCGGCGCGTCCGTCGACACCAGCCAGAAGGATTGA
- the trbF gene encoding conjugal transfer protein TrbF, with the protein MFKRPSIRYGQTPEPATPYQRAAQAWDDRIGSARVQAKNWRLAFFGTLALSGGLTGGLIWQSARGHIVPWVVQVDRLGEAQALAPAEGGYRPTDPQVAFHLARFIEQVRAVPADPVIVRQNWLRAYDFTTDKGALFLNDYARANDPFAQVGKVQVAVDVSSVIRASSDSFRVAWTERRYQDGSLAATERWSAILTVVVQPPRTPDALRKNPLGVFVNALNWSKELSQ; encoded by the coding sequence ATGTTTAAGCGCCCCAGCATCCGCTACGGCCAGACGCCCGAACCCGCGACCCCTTATCAGCGCGCGGCGCAGGCATGGGACGACCGCATCGGGTCCGCGCGCGTGCAGGCGAAGAACTGGCGGCTCGCTTTCTTCGGGACGCTGGCGCTATCGGGCGGTCTAACCGGCGGCCTCATCTGGCAATCGGCTCGCGGCCACATCGTCCCGTGGGTGGTGCAGGTCGATCGGCTCGGCGAGGCGCAGGCGCTCGCGCCCGCCGAGGGCGGCTACCGCCCGACCGATCCGCAAGTCGCGTTCCATCTCGCGCGCTTCATCGAGCAGGTTCGCGCGGTTCCGGCCGATCCGGTCATCGTGCGCCAGAACTGGCTTCGCGCCTACGACTTCACGACCGACAAGGGCGCGCTGTTCCTCAACGATTATGCACGCGCCAACGACCCGTTCGCGCAGGTCGGCAAGGTGCAGGTCGCGGTGGATGTGTCGAGCGTGATCCGTGCTTCGTCCGACAGCTTCCGCGTCGCCTGGACCGAGCGGCGCTATCAGGACGGCAGCCTCGCCGCGACCGAGCGCTGGTCGGCGATCCTCACCGTCGTCGTGCAGCCGCCGCGAACGCCCGACGCCCTGCGCAAGAACCCGCTCGGCGTCTTCGTCAATGCCCTCAACTGGTCGAAGGAGCTGTCGCAATGA
- the trbK-alt gene encoding putative entry exclusion protein TrbK-alt produces MDSKLLARIGAIVFIAITITMTAIEMSRAPEPPRAAPAAVSDTSATDPLLIELRRCQSIGAAGASDPDCLRAWGENRRRFLAPGARPAARIADGATPQEN; encoded by the coding sequence GTGGACAGCAAGCTCCTCGCGCGCATCGGCGCCATTGTCTTCATCGCCATCACCATCACGATGACGGCGATCGAGATGAGTCGTGCGCCCGAACCACCGCGCGCGGCGCCAGCGGCCGTCTCCGATACCTCGGCGACGGACCCGCTGCTGATCGAGTTGCGCCGCTGCCAGTCGATCGGCGCGGCCGGGGCAAGCGATCCCGATTGCCTGCGCGCCTGGGGGGAGAACCGTCGCCGGTTCCTCGCGCCCGGCGCGCGCCCCGCCGCCCGCATCGCCGATGGCGCTACCCCGCAGGAGAATTGA
- a CDS encoding TrbI/VirB10 family protein, whose protein sequence is MTDSHDAPAEARSEPQAARPDPAAFQLRGHPPRVMRLSRKALAVVGVAAGLGIGGSLIYALRPPGDRAAQELYNTDSRATSETITSGPRDYAQAPRLGPPLPGDLGRPIVSAQQRGEDVPVPPIGARPGPPDPRAQAAEAARQRAAQERDAARTSSVFLGSGGPRAGAEPVSTPGLPAPSAQEPTQQEAQGDQAGKRAFMAPAANQRTVSVERLTAPASPNLVQAGSIIPAALITGVRSDLPGQITAQVTANVYDSPTGRILLIPQGARLIGEYDSKIAAGQTRVLLAWDRLIMPDGRSVVLERQPGADGAGFAGLQDRVNQHWGNLLKAAAISTLLGAGAELGADDEDNLTRALRRGSQDTINQTGQQIVRRQLNVQPTLTIRPGHPLRVVLTRDLVLEPVGATR, encoded by the coding sequence GTGACCGACAGCCACGATGCGCCAGCCGAAGCGCGGTCGGAGCCGCAGGCCGCTCGCCCCGATCCCGCCGCGTTCCAGCTTCGCGGCCATCCGCCCCGCGTCATGCGGCTGTCCCGCAAGGCGCTCGCCGTCGTCGGCGTGGCCGCCGGGCTCGGCATAGGTGGTTCATTGATATACGCGCTACGGCCGCCGGGCGATCGAGCCGCGCAGGAACTCTACAACACCGACAGTCGCGCTACGTCCGAGACGATCACGTCCGGCCCGCGCGATTATGCGCAGGCGCCCCGGCTAGGCCCGCCACTCCCCGGCGACCTCGGCCGCCCGATCGTGTCGGCGCAGCAGCGCGGCGAGGACGTGCCCGTGCCGCCGATCGGCGCGCGGCCAGGTCCGCCCGATCCGCGCGCGCAGGCCGCGGAGGCGGCTCGGCAACGTGCGGCGCAGGAGCGCGATGCGGCCCGCACCAGCTCGGTGTTCCTCGGCAGCGGCGGCCCGCGCGCGGGTGCGGAGCCGGTCTCGACGCCGGGCTTGCCGGCGCCTTCCGCGCAGGAACCGACTCAGCAGGAAGCGCAAGGCGATCAGGCCGGCAAGCGCGCCTTCATGGCGCCGGCGGCCAACCAGCGCACGGTCAGCGTCGAGCGACTGACCGCGCCGGCATCCCCGAACCTCGTGCAGGCCGGCAGCATCATCCCGGCCGCGCTCATCACCGGCGTCCGTTCGGACCTGCCCGGCCAGATCACCGCCCAAGTGACGGCCAACGTCTATGATAGCCCAACCGGCCGCATCCTGCTCATCCCGCAGGGCGCCCGCCTGATCGGCGAGTATGACAGCAAGATCGCCGCCGGGCAGACCCGCGTGCTGCTCGCCTGGGATCGGCTCATCATGCCGGACGGCCGCTCGGTCGTTCTCGAGCGCCAGCCCGGCGCCGACGGTGCAGGCTTCGCGGGCCTACAGGACCGCGTAAACCAGCATTGGGGCAATCTGCTCAAGGCCGCGGCCATCTCGACCCTGCTTGGCGCGGGCGCCGAGCTAGGCGCGGACGATGAAGACAACCTGACCCGCGCGTTGCGACGCGGCTCGCAGGACACCATCAATCAGACCGGCCAGCAGATCGTTCGGCGGCAGCTCAACGTGCAGCCGACGCTCACAATACGACCGGGGCATCCTTTGCGCGTGGTTCTCACCCGCGACCTGGTGCTTGAACCGGTGGGAGCAACAAGATGA
- a CDS encoding DUF2274 domain-containing protein, protein MTKLKLGPLADDRPVKLTVELPASVHRDLAAYAAMLAAETGGDAIPPEKLVSPMLAKFMASDRGFSRRRDAKG, encoded by the coding sequence ATGACGAAGTTAAAGCTGGGTCCGCTCGCCGACGACCGCCCCGTGAAGCTGACAGTGGAGCTGCCGGCTTCCGTCCACCGCGATCTTGCGGCATACGCCGCTATGCTCGCGGCCGAGACCGGCGGGGACGCCATTCCTCCCGAAAAGCTCGTTTCGCCGATGCTGGCGAAGTTTATGGCGAGCGACCGGGGCTTCTCCCGCCGCCGTGACGCCAAGGGCTGA